The following coding sequences lie in one Apostichopus japonicus isolate 1M-3 chromosome 13, ASM3797524v1, whole genome shotgun sequence genomic window:
- the LOC139978693 gene encoding GPI mannosyltransferase 3-like, translating to MLRGRKEISREEHQEVTDLHNGKSAQSLSLGKLAVFLVIFRCLNTVLVQTSFVPDEYWQSLEVAHKTTFGYGYLTWEWVTGLRGFTYPAMFTVLYKLLDVFGIDHPYLLIILPRLLQGIFSAGQDIALFLLSWKLFDHQSAYWTLFCHLTSWFTFYTATRTLTNTMESICTTFGLLFYPWPSSLSREPGNARLCVLFSAVSVVMRPTAAIIWFPLYLWHLMRTNEKSKMIFTIYAPIGLAVLLISMVIDYTFYGKLVFVQYNFLEFNVLHDMGEFYGSHPWHWYITQGLPAILGPHLPLVVLGGRGDARRLLPLVLLVLWVVLSYSFLSHKEFRFILPVLPICMLFCGSFLSKCKQTTKYLLITYLIVLNLPLALYTGLWHQRGTIDVMRFLQTELSSKSAPEDSYCLFLMPCHSTPFYSHLHINANLRFLMCEPNLEEIPGYTDESSVFYQNPEEWLMINDVTRDYPDYVIMFDVLTEKVQSFLKSGRYIKIAEFFHTHFPDGRVGGHVVVFHQTDQSDIR from the exons ATGTTaagaggtagaaaagaaatatcAAG GGAAGAGCATCAGGAAGTCACGGACCTTCACAATGGAAAGTCTGCCCAGTCTCTTAGTCTGGGAAAACTTGCAGTCTTCCTTGTGATATTCCGATGTCTTAATACTGTCTTGGTGCAAACATCATTTGTTCCTGATGAGTACTGGCAAAGTTTGGAAGTAGCTCACAAGACTACATTTGG CTATGGATATTTGACTTGGGAATGGGTCACTGGGTTACGAGGATTTACATATCCAGCCATGTTTACAGTGCTTTACAAGCTCCTTGATGTCTTTGGTATTGATCATCCATACTTGTTG ATTATTCTTCCTCGTCTCCTGCAAGGAATTTTCTCAGCTGGACAGGACATagcattatttttgttatcatgGAAATTATTTGATCATCAATCAGCTTATTGGACG TTGTTTTGTCATCTGACATCATGGTTCACATTCTACACGGCAACAAGGACTCTCACTAATACAATGGAAAGTATTTGTACAACTTTTGGATTACTGTTTTATCCATGGCCTAGTTCATTATCAAG AGAACCAGGTAATGCCCGACTATGTGTACTATTTTCTGCGGTTTCTGTTGTGATGAGGCCTACAGCTGCTATAATTTGGTTTCCTCTTTATCTGTGGCATTTGATGCGAACCAATGAAAAGTCGAAAATGATCTTCACCATCTACGCTCCTATTGG ATTGGCTGTGCTCCTGATATCCATGGTGATTGATTACACATTTTATGGGAAG TTGGTGTTTGTTCAGTATAACTTTCTGGAGTTTAATGTTCTTCATGATATGGGTGAATTTTATGGATCTCACCCTTGGCATTGGTACATTACTCAAGGCTTACCTGCGATTCTCGGACCTCATCTACCTCTGGTGGTGCTGGGTGGCAGGGGTGATGCTCGGAGGTTGCTACCACTGGTGCTGCTGGTTCTATGGGTGGTTCTCTCTTACAG CTTCTTGAGTCATAAGGagtttcgttttattttgccCGTTTTACCTATCTGTATGTTATTCTGTG GATCCTTCCTGTCAAAATGCAAGCAAACTACAAAATATTTGCTGATCACATACCTCATTGTACTTAATCTACCTCTGGCTTTGTATACCGGACTATGGCATCAGCGAGGTACTATCGATGTTATGAGGTTTCTTCAAACTGAGTTATCTTCAAAGAGTGCTCCTGAAGACAGCTATTGTTTGTTTCTGATGCCATGCCATTCTACTCCTTTCTACAG tcatttacatatCAATGCAAATTTGAGGTTCCTGATGTGTGAGCCTAATCTGGAGGAGATTCCAGGGTATACTGATGAATCTTCTGTATTCTACCAGAATCCTGAAGAGTGGTTGATGATTAATGATGTAACAAGAGATTATCCTGACTATGTAATCATGTTTGATGTCCTGACTGAG